A region from the Triticum urartu cultivar G1812 chromosome 1, Tu2.1, whole genome shotgun sequence genome encodes:
- the LOC125546952 gene encoding protein FAR1-RELATED SEQUENCE 5-like, protein MLDKEGHLNRMFWCDSQSRHDYEDFGDVLVFDSTYKMNRYGMPFIPFVGLNNHRKTTVFGCAIVSDETEETYVWLLQTFLRSMCQKMPKSVITNADAAMIKAIREVLPDVWHRICTWHIEKNMKIHLNHKSLKEFRTLLYYSTSTVTFEERWHAFSKRWQSEKTVTWLRRMYKKRRPWAAAYLTEGFWLGMKSNQRSESLNSCLHLHLDGEMTLVDMILHYENAVVSIRENEARDDCTASQSLPMAVTSSRELEIAASHVFTPANFYMLQDDLRKIDGMEIIEIKLEDESQQYIVAWKNNRKHRFWVEYTPVNSAETIRCSCRRMIRKGLPCKHIFHVLKHLNISEIPKCLVLIRFTKEARLGLPARRTSDLLGFGWTGAWKRMKYSQVSVLASEAIHAACKHPALWDQLQESLKDVIAKSHEYDLLQENLLKQTNDISKCAVEYVDDDEGNMIEVKDPMKVSSKGATKVDESRPVSKNGRPLSIDELKIRCGACNLVGHTRHSKKCKLNQKTREGTRVEHLLQLFTVLIGRLILWLR, encoded by the exons ATGCTAGATAAGGAAGGACATTTGAATAGGATGTTCTGGTGCGACTCCCAGTCTCGTCATGACTATGAGGACTTCGGCGACGTGCTTGTATTTGACAGCACGTACAAGATGAACCGCTATGGTATGCCATTCATACCTTTTGTTGGTCTTAACAATCACCGGAAAACCACTGTTTTTGGTTGTGCCATAGTTTCGGACGAGACCGAGGAGACATACGTGTGGCTTCTGCAGACTTTTTTGAGGTCCATGTGTCAAAAGATGCCTAAGAGTGTTATCACAAACGCCGACGCTGCGATGATCAAGGCAATTCGCGAAGTCTTGCCAGACGTGTGGCACCGTATATGTACGTGGCACATAGAGAAAAATATGAAGATTCACCTCAATCACAAGTCCTTGAAGGAGTTCCGAACTCTTCTGTACTACAGCACGTCCACAGTAACGTTTGAGGAGAGATGGCACGCATTTTCCAAAAGATGGCAGTCGGAAAAAACTGTAACATGGTTGAGGCGGATGTATAAAAAGAGGAGACCGTGGGCCGCGGCATATCTAACAGAGGGGTTTTGGCTTGGCATGAAAAGCAACCAGCGGAGTGAAAGTCTGAACTCATGCCTTCACCTCCACCTAGACGGCGAAATGACCCTGGTGGACATGATTTTGCACTATGAGAACGCCGTTGTGAGTATCCGTGAAAACGAGGCGCGAGATGACTGCACGGCCTCACAGAGTTTACCGATGGCAGTTACTAGCTCGAGGGAACTTGAGATAGCTGCTTCTCACGTCTTCACTCCAGCAAACTTCTATATGTTGCAAGATGATCTTAGAAAAATTGATGGCATGGAGATTATAGAAATAAAGCTGGAAGATGAATCACAGCAGTACATCGTGGCCTGGAAGAATAACCGGAAGCATCGTTTTTGGGTGGAGTATACACCAGTAAATTCCGCAGAAACTATAAGGTGCAGCTGCAGAAGAATGATTCGAAAGGGTCTACCTTGCAAGCACATATTCCATGTACTGAAGCATTTGAACATATCTGAAATACCAAAGTGTTTAGTTCTTATTCGGTTCACGAAAGAAGCAAGGTTGGGACTGCCCGCGAGGCGCACAAGCGATCTGTTGGGATTTGGTTGGACTGGGGCCTGGAAAAGAATGAAATATAGCCAGGTCAGTGTGTTAGCATCTGAAGCTATACATGCGGCATGCAAACACCCTGCTTTGTGGGATCAGTTACAGGAGAGTTTGAAGGATGTGATAGCTAAGAGTCATGAGTATGATCTGCTACAGGAAAATTTGTTGAAGCAAACAAATGACATCAGTAAGTGTGCAGTTGAATATGTGGATGATGATGAAGGCAACATGATTGAGGTTAAAGATCCTATGAAAGTGTCAAGCAAAGGTGCAACAAAGGTAGATGAGAGCCGCCCTGTCTCGAAAAATGGTAGACCACTCTCTATTGATGAGTTGAAAATCCGGTGCGGCGCTTGCAACTTGGTTGGACACACTAGACATAGCAAGAAATGCAAACTAAATCAGAA AACTAGAGAGGGAACAAGAGTAGAACACTTACTTCAATTATTTACTGTGTTAATCGGCCGGCTCATACTTTGGCTAAGGTAG
- the LOC125546924 gene encoding uncharacterized protein LOC125546924 isoform X1: MATPTTSRLHVHLLPALPSCPPRAPSSSAPSARGPSRRLASRLYCSSPPVEAPPSGKGGEYRPSFADDFLLAFFRAKMVEEVGWDSQKPGYDGLIEVANRLMIKGKNASETEQSAVRVLQALFPPLLLVLFKALLAPIANGQLASMMVARATALSCQWLMGTCSVNSVALPNGKSLSSGVFVEKCKYLEESKCLGICINTCKLPTQTFFKDHMGVDLYMEPNFEDYSCQFNFGVPPPPIDTDKALKEPCLDICTNARRRREFGSSGGPDGLCPQEMVDEELTDIMVDMEFGELMKDWIEDWSDDENSDREDRSENGNEWDDLNIDELDNDQENNSELSNEDYISQFIFECHNAYDYYGESDTETGLNDESLDAPGSGQSESSVIMIEVIQDDGAKNVQDTASADDKRDMFMQIMEMTFTSHDAAYDFYNSYARDNGFNIRKNKVRYSKTESRHMRYRRFVCSRQGKRDSKLLTEEGHSRRLRAETRCFCEAHLTVKLDQKRGVWYVESFEDKHSHMLAGPDEVPFLWSHRKIKEYQKHEIMSMGAAGIIIHDMMDCFISKHVWYNGVGFIRREIYNLRAKEKRKLLSKGDVATAIGIMSSRK, translated from the exons ATGGCGACTCCGACCACGAGCCGTCTCCACGTCCACCTCCTCCCCGCCCTCCCATCCTGCCCACCTCGCGCTCCGTCCTCCTCAGCCCCATCAGCTCGGGGACCCAGCCGTCGGCTTGCCTCCCGGCTCTACTGCTCCTCGCCGCCG GTGGAAGCGCCGCCGTCCGGCAAGGGCGGCGAGTACCGGCCCTCCTTCGCCGACGACTTCCTCCTCGCCTTCTTCCGGGCCAAGATGGTGGAG GAGGTTGGGTGGGATTCTCAAAAGCCTGGATACGACGGGCTGATTGAAGTTGCGAATCGCCTTATGATCAAGGGGAAGAATGCTTCGGAGACTGAGCAATCAGCT GTCCGAGTACTCCAGGCACTATTCCCCCCTCTGTTGCTAGTCCTTTTCAAAGCACTTTTAGCACCAATTGCTAATGGCCAACTTGCATCCATGATGGTAG CTAGAGCAACAGCGCTTTCTTGCCAATGGCTGATGGGCACATGTTCAGTGAATTCTGTGGCACTGCCCAATGGGAAGTCGTTGTCAAGTGGG GTGTTTGTCGAGAAGTGTAAATATTTGGAAGAGAGCAAATGTCTTGGCATTTGTATCAACACGTGCAAACTGCCAACCCAG ACCTTCTTCAAGGATCACATGGGCGTCGATTTGTATATGGAGCCAAATTTTGAAGACTATAGCTGCCAG TTCAACTTTGGAGTTCCACCCCCACCTATCGacaccgacaaggccctgaagGAACCATGCTTGGACATATGCACAAACGCGAGACGGCGCAGAGAGTTTGGCAGCAGCGGTGGCCCAGATGGTCTATGCCCCCAG GAAATGGTGGACGAGGAGTTAACCGATATCATGGTAGACATGGAGTTTGGAGAACTGATGAAAGACTGGATAGAAGATTGGTCAGATGATGAAAATTCAGATCGTGAAGATCGGTCAGAGAATGGGAACGAATGGGACGATCTTAAT ATCGATGAGCTTGATAATGACCAGGAAAACAACTCGGAGCTCTCGAATGAAGATTACATTAGTCAG TTCATTTTCGAATGTCATAATGCGTACGACTATTACGGTGAATCCGACACGGAGACAGGCCTTAATGACGAATCATTAGATGCACCTGGTTCTGGGCAGTCCGAGTCGTCGGTCATCATGATTGAG GTGATACAAGATGATGGGGCAAAGAATGTCCAAGATACTGCCAGTGCAGATGATAAGAGGGATATGTTCATGCAGATAATGGAAATGACCTTTACGTCTCACGATGCTGCGTATGATTTCTACAACAGCTATGCTAGAGATAATGGTTTCAACATTAGAAAGAATAAGGTCAGGTATAGCAAAACAGAGTCACGTCATATGCGTTATAGGCGGTTTGTTTGTTCAAGACAAGGGAAACGTGACAGCAAGTTGCTAACCGAGGAAGGACACAGCCGTAGGCTCAGAGCCGAGACACGCTGCTTTTGTGAAGCGCACCTGACCGTCAAGCTTGACCAAAAGCGTGGGGTTTGGTATGTTGAAAGTTTTGAGGATAAGCATAGCCATATGTTGGCAGGACCGGACGAGGTACCTTTTCTTTGGTCCCACAGAAAAATCAAAGAGTACCAGAAGCATGAGATAATGTCCATGGGAGCTGCAGGGATTATAATTCATGACATGATGGATTGCTTCATCAGCAAACATGTATGGTACAACGGTGTTGGTTTTATCAGGCGTGAAATATACAACCTTCGCGCCAAGGAGAAGAGGAAGCTGCTTTCAAAAGGTGATGTTGCCACAGCCATAGGCATCATGTCTAGTAGGAAATAA
- the LOC125546924 gene encoding uncharacterized protein LOC125546924 isoform X2 — protein MATPTTSRLHVHLLPALPSCPPRAPSSSAPSARGPSRRLASRLYCSSPPVEAPPSGKGGEYRPSFADDFLLAFFRAKMVEEVGWDSQKPGYDGLIEVANRLMIKGKNASETEQSAVRVLQALFPPLLLVLFKALLAPIANGQLASMMVARATALSCQWLMGTCSVNSVALPNGKSLSSGVFVEKCKYLEESKCLGICINTCKLPTQTFFKDHMGVDLYMEPNFEDYSCQFNFGVPPPPIDTDKALKEPCLDICTNARRRREFGSSGGPDGLCPQEMVDEELTDIMVDMEFGELMKDWIEDWSDDENSDREDRSENGNEWDDLNENNSELSNEDYISQFIFECHNAYDYYGESDTETGLNDESLDAPGSGQSESSVIMIEVIQDDGAKNVQDTASADDKRDMFMQIMEMTFTSHDAAYDFYNSYARDNGFNIRKNKVRYSKTESRHMRYRRFVCSRQGKRDSKLLTEEGHSRRLRAETRCFCEAHLTVKLDQKRGVWYVESFEDKHSHMLAGPDEVPFLWSHRKIKEYQKHEIMSMGAAGIIIHDMMDCFISKHVWYNGVGFIRREIYNLRAKEKRKLLSKGDVATAIGIMSSRK, from the exons ATGGCGACTCCGACCACGAGCCGTCTCCACGTCCACCTCCTCCCCGCCCTCCCATCCTGCCCACCTCGCGCTCCGTCCTCCTCAGCCCCATCAGCTCGGGGACCCAGCCGTCGGCTTGCCTCCCGGCTCTACTGCTCCTCGCCGCCG GTGGAAGCGCCGCCGTCCGGCAAGGGCGGCGAGTACCGGCCCTCCTTCGCCGACGACTTCCTCCTCGCCTTCTTCCGGGCCAAGATGGTGGAG GAGGTTGGGTGGGATTCTCAAAAGCCTGGATACGACGGGCTGATTGAAGTTGCGAATCGCCTTATGATCAAGGGGAAGAATGCTTCGGAGACTGAGCAATCAGCT GTCCGAGTACTCCAGGCACTATTCCCCCCTCTGTTGCTAGTCCTTTTCAAAGCACTTTTAGCACCAATTGCTAATGGCCAACTTGCATCCATGATGGTAG CTAGAGCAACAGCGCTTTCTTGCCAATGGCTGATGGGCACATGTTCAGTGAATTCTGTGGCACTGCCCAATGGGAAGTCGTTGTCAAGTGGG GTGTTTGTCGAGAAGTGTAAATATTTGGAAGAGAGCAAATGTCTTGGCATTTGTATCAACACGTGCAAACTGCCAACCCAG ACCTTCTTCAAGGATCACATGGGCGTCGATTTGTATATGGAGCCAAATTTTGAAGACTATAGCTGCCAG TTCAACTTTGGAGTTCCACCCCCACCTATCGacaccgacaaggccctgaagGAACCATGCTTGGACATATGCACAAACGCGAGACGGCGCAGAGAGTTTGGCAGCAGCGGTGGCCCAGATGGTCTATGCCCCCAG GAAATGGTGGACGAGGAGTTAACCGATATCATGGTAGACATGGAGTTTGGAGAACTGATGAAAGACTGGATAGAAGATTGGTCAGATGATGAAAATTCAGATCGTGAAGATCGGTCAGAGAATGGGAACGAATGGGACGATCTTAAT GAAAACAACTCGGAGCTCTCGAATGAAGATTACATTAGTCAG TTCATTTTCGAATGTCATAATGCGTACGACTATTACGGTGAATCCGACACGGAGACAGGCCTTAATGACGAATCATTAGATGCACCTGGTTCTGGGCAGTCCGAGTCGTCGGTCATCATGATTGAG GTGATACAAGATGATGGGGCAAAGAATGTCCAAGATACTGCCAGTGCAGATGATAAGAGGGATATGTTCATGCAGATAATGGAAATGACCTTTACGTCTCACGATGCTGCGTATGATTTCTACAACAGCTATGCTAGAGATAATGGTTTCAACATTAGAAAGAATAAGGTCAGGTATAGCAAAACAGAGTCACGTCATATGCGTTATAGGCGGTTTGTTTGTTCAAGACAAGGGAAACGTGACAGCAAGTTGCTAACCGAGGAAGGACACAGCCGTAGGCTCAGAGCCGAGACACGCTGCTTTTGTGAAGCGCACCTGACCGTCAAGCTTGACCAAAAGCGTGGGGTTTGGTATGTTGAAAGTTTTGAGGATAAGCATAGCCATATGTTGGCAGGACCGGACGAGGTACCTTTTCTTTGGTCCCACAGAAAAATCAAAGAGTACCAGAAGCATGAGATAATGTCCATGGGAGCTGCAGGGATTATAATTCATGACATGATGGATTGCTTCATCAGCAAACATGTATGGTACAACGGTGTTGGTTTTATCAGGCGTGAAATATACAACCTTCGCGCCAAGGAGAAGAGGAAGCTGCTTTCAAAAGGTGATGTTGCCACAGCCATAGGCATCATGTCTAGTAGGAAATAA
- the LOC125546924 gene encoding uncharacterized protein LOC125546924 isoform X4 yields the protein MIKGKNASETEQSAVRVLQALFPPLLLVLFKALLAPIANGQLASMMVARATALSCQWLMGTCSVNSVALPNGKSLSSGVFVEKCKYLEESKCLGICINTCKLPTQTFFKDHMGVDLYMEPNFEDYSCQFNFGVPPPPIDTDKALKEPCLDICTNARRRREFGSSGGPDGLCPQEMVDEELTDIMVDMEFGELMKDWIEDWSDDENSDREDRSENGNEWDDLNIDELDNDQENNSELSNEDYISQFIFECHNAYDYYGESDTETGLNDESLDAPGSGQSESSVIMIEVIQDDGAKNVQDTASADDKRDMFMQIMEMTFTSHDAAYDFYNSYARDNGFNIRKNKVRYSKTESRHMRYRRFVCSRQGKRDSKLLTEEGHSRRLRAETRCFCEAHLTVKLDQKRGVWYVESFEDKHSHMLAGPDEVPFLWSHRKIKEYQKHEIMSMGAAGIIIHDMMDCFISKHVWYNGVGFIRREIYNLRAKEKRKLLSKGDVATAIGIMSSRK from the exons ATGATCAAGGGGAAGAATGCTTCGGAGACTGAGCAATCAGCT GTCCGAGTACTCCAGGCACTATTCCCCCCTCTGTTGCTAGTCCTTTTCAAAGCACTTTTAGCACCAATTGCTAATGGCCAACTTGCATCCATGATGGTAG CTAGAGCAACAGCGCTTTCTTGCCAATGGCTGATGGGCACATGTTCAGTGAATTCTGTGGCACTGCCCAATGGGAAGTCGTTGTCAAGTGGG GTGTTTGTCGAGAAGTGTAAATATTTGGAAGAGAGCAAATGTCTTGGCATTTGTATCAACACGTGCAAACTGCCAACCCAG ACCTTCTTCAAGGATCACATGGGCGTCGATTTGTATATGGAGCCAAATTTTGAAGACTATAGCTGCCAG TTCAACTTTGGAGTTCCACCCCCACCTATCGacaccgacaaggccctgaagGAACCATGCTTGGACATATGCACAAACGCGAGACGGCGCAGAGAGTTTGGCAGCAGCGGTGGCCCAGATGGTCTATGCCCCCAG GAAATGGTGGACGAGGAGTTAACCGATATCATGGTAGACATGGAGTTTGGAGAACTGATGAAAGACTGGATAGAAGATTGGTCAGATGATGAAAATTCAGATCGTGAAGATCGGTCAGAGAATGGGAACGAATGGGACGATCTTAAT ATCGATGAGCTTGATAATGACCAGGAAAACAACTCGGAGCTCTCGAATGAAGATTACATTAGTCAG TTCATTTTCGAATGTCATAATGCGTACGACTATTACGGTGAATCCGACACGGAGACAGGCCTTAATGACGAATCATTAGATGCACCTGGTTCTGGGCAGTCCGAGTCGTCGGTCATCATGATTGAG GTGATACAAGATGATGGGGCAAAGAATGTCCAAGATACTGCCAGTGCAGATGATAAGAGGGATATGTTCATGCAGATAATGGAAATGACCTTTACGTCTCACGATGCTGCGTATGATTTCTACAACAGCTATGCTAGAGATAATGGTTTCAACATTAGAAAGAATAAGGTCAGGTATAGCAAAACAGAGTCACGTCATATGCGTTATAGGCGGTTTGTTTGTTCAAGACAAGGGAAACGTGACAGCAAGTTGCTAACCGAGGAAGGACACAGCCGTAGGCTCAGAGCCGAGACACGCTGCTTTTGTGAAGCGCACCTGACCGTCAAGCTTGACCAAAAGCGTGGGGTTTGGTATGTTGAAAGTTTTGAGGATAAGCATAGCCATATGTTGGCAGGACCGGACGAGGTACCTTTTCTTTGGTCCCACAGAAAAATCAAAGAGTACCAGAAGCATGAGATAATGTCCATGGGAGCTGCAGGGATTATAATTCATGACATGATGGATTGCTTCATCAGCAAACATGTATGGTACAACGGTGTTGGTTTTATCAGGCGTGAAATATACAACCTTCGCGCCAAGGAGAAGAGGAAGCTGCTTTCAAAAGGTGATGTTGCCACAGCCATAGGCATCATGTCTAGTAGGAAATAA
- the LOC125546924 gene encoding UPF0481 protein At3g47200-like isoform X3, translating to MVYAPRERGGGMTGSGDVAVHIEHLARSLMQKQEDVAAEEQHRTMVSRRRVSRVPARHRDSNPDAYTPWFVAIGPLHNREDRRLRPAERLKVAYLNSLISHGHPDPTHHLAVIQEYVRIVAGREQEARAMYASEEVVDIATDDFILMMVLDGCFIIEHLVNVATARDEPSLHATPFGPTQLSVDLILAENQMPFFVLVDLIASTKLPEFECMGYPAPVLLMKLVLYNFAGEKGRSMSEELLAAEGVSHVLHLLHEMVTAARTSWWRPIPHILDGGWEQAVRRLVRGLPSLVLAPLLRWIAPEGRRGHVREDVPSASDMKRMRLEFKKARVRGITASVAAIASVMGPVPLVVELTDGDYLVLPQLRLEFRTAPLLLNLMAFERSALASAKTLSDVSAYMCFMTKLVQTAEDAGLVLAAEVVQQDGSAGNQSIEEVVRFFRMVGAASELAAGGELLTSSYLCVLVEKLRERSRSWTYADRNYYTFLAEFVALVTFVSGVSTILQTYAAFKYH from the exons ATGGTCTATGCCCCCAG AGAGCGAGGTGGAGGCATGACCGGCAGCGGCGACGTCGCGGTGCACATCGAACATCTGGCGCGCAGCCTGATGCAGAAGCAGGAGGACGTGGCGGCGGAGGAGCAACACCGGACCATGGTGAGCAGACGCCGGGTGTCCCGTGTCCCTGCCCGTCACCGTGACAGCAACCCCGACGCCTACACGCCGTGGTTCGTTGCCATTGGCCCGCTTCACAACCGTGAGGATCGGCGCCTCCGCCCCGCCGAACGGCTCAAGGTGGCCTACCTCAACAGCCTCATCTCCCATGGTCACCCAGACCCAACGCACCACCTCGCCGTCATCCAGGAGTACGTTCGCATCGTCGCCGGTCGTGAGCAGGAGGCCCGGGCCATGTACGCCAGCGAGGAGGTCGTCGACATTGCCACTGATGACTTCATCCTGATGATGGTGCTTGACGGCTGCTTCATCATCGAGCACCTCGTGAACGTTGCCACGGCCCGGGACGAGCCGTCGCTGCACGCCACGCCCTTCGGCCCAACGCAGCTCTCCGTCGACCTCATCCTCGCAGAGAACCAGATGCCCTTCTTCGTGCTCGTTGATCTCATCGCCAGCACCAAGCTGCCGGAGTTCGAGTGCATGGGCTACCCCGCGCCGGTGCTGCTCATGAAGCTCGTGCTGTACAACTTCGCCGGCGAGAAGGGCCGCAGCATGAGCGAGGAGCTGCTGGCCGCCGAGGGGGTCTCCCACGTCCTGCACCTGCTCCACGAGATGGTCACCGCGGCGCGGACCAGCTGGTGGCGTCCGATACCTCACATCCTGGACGGTGGCTGGGAGCAGGCGGTAAGGCGGCTGGTGCGCGGTCTACCGTCTCTGGTATTGGCGCCTCTGCTGCGCTGGATTGCCCCCGAGGGCCGCAGGGGGCATGTGCGGGAGGACGTGCCGTCGGCAAGCGACATGAAGCGGATGCGGCTGGAGTTCAAGAAGGCGCGCGTCAGGGGCATAACGGCGAGCGTGGCGGCCATCGCGTCGGTGATGGGCCCGGTCCCTTTGGTCGTGGAGCTAACGGACGGGGACTATCTTGTGCTGCCGCAGTTGCGGCTCGAGTTCCGGACGGCGCCACTCCTGCTGAACCTGATGGCGTTCGAGCGGTCAGCGTTGGCGTCAGCGAAGACGTTGTCCGACGTGTCGGCGTACATGTGTTTCATGACGAAGCTCGTACAGACGGCGGAGGACGCGGGCTTGGTGCTGGCGGCAGAGGTGGTGCAGCAGGACGGCAGCGCGGGCAACCAGAGCATAGAGGAGGTGGTGAGGTTCTTCCGGATGGTGGGCGCCGCGAGCGAGTTGGCGGCTGGCGGCGAGCTGCTGACGTCGAGCTACCTGTGCGTGCTGGTGGAGAAGCTGAGGGAGCGGAGCCGGAGCTGGACCTACGCGGATCGCAACTACTACACCTTCCTCGCCGAGTTCGTGGCCTTGGTCACCTTCGTCTCCGGTGTCTCAACCATACTCCAGACCTACGCAGCCTTCAAGTACCATTGA
- the LOC125546974 gene encoding protein Rf1, mitochondrial-like: MAVMPRFHSTTPTPRLLRRLSSTSASTSAPPRCWDPSAALTAATERVRAGTLSPADAHHLFDELLQRPTPVPGPALNGFLAALARAPASAACRDSPSLAVSIFNRLCREASPHGHASPLTAHTYGILMRCCCRARRPGLGLAFFGRLLRTGLRTDGVDAYALIKCFCLAKRTDEAVSVLLHRSQRALGLLQMMWKEGGGCAPNVVAYSTVIHGFCKEGKVSKACELFNEMVQQGVKPNVVTYTSVIDALCKARAMDKAESFLRHMVDNDVRPNNVTYKCIIQGYSSLCWWEEAVKIFRETTSRGLILDDVTRNSFVSSLCNHGRSKEAAEIAHQIIENGTTVSISTYGIILGELCRNDCTEEAIVLFHKLGAVDVKFDITIFNTMIDAMYRVRRREEANILFAAISANGLVPNASTYRIMITNLLKEGSMEEADHMFSSMETSGYAPSSVLLNDIIRMLLEKGEIVKAGNYLSKVDGKSISLEASTGLLMRHLFSTEGKYHEQIKSLPEREMYSQEFTGASFRLSPQGTNTILVTEEKELKHLLDEKFLLSRTCTVLSGFGALNAPLLRLLLSLLQLESQLFYNIAWGSE, translated from the exons ATGGCAGTGATGCCTCGCTTCCACTCCACCACGCCCACTCcccgcctcctccgccgcctctcctccacctccgcctccacCTCGGCGCCCCCACGCTGCTGGGATCCCAGCGCCGCCCTCACCGCGGCCACGGAGCGCGTCCGCGCCGGGACGCTCAGCCCGGCAGACGCACACCACCTGTTCGACGAATTGTTGCAGCGGCCAACCCCGGTCCCTGGTCCAGCCCTGAACGGCTTCCTCGCGGCCCTTGCCCGTGCTCCAGCCTCCGCCGCCTGCAGAGACAGCCCCTCCCTCGCCGTCTCTATCTTCAACCGCCTGTGCCGAGAAGCCAGCCCACATGGACATGCGTCGCCTCTTACAGCCCACACCTACGGCATCCTCATGCGCTGCTGCTGCCGCGCGCGCCGCCCTGGCCTGGGGCTTGCCTTCTTCGGCCGCCTCCTCAGGACGGGCCTGAGGACAGACGGCGTCGACGCATACGCCCTCATCAAGTGCTTCTGCCTCGCAAAACGGACAGACGAGGCTGTCAGCGTGCTGCTCCATAG GAGCCAGCGAGCGCTCGGCCTGCTCCAGATGATGTGGAAAGAAGGAGGTGGCTGCGCCCCTAATGTGGTGGCGTATAGCACTGTCATCCACGGCTTCTGCAAGGAAGGCAAAGTAAGCAAGGCATGCGAGCTGTTCAATGAAATGGTGCAGCAAGGAGTTAAGCCTAATGTGGTGACATACACCTCAGTGATTGATGCGCTGTGCAAGGCAAGAGCAATGGACAAGGCAGAGTCATTCCTTCGGCATATGGTTGATAATGATGTTCGACCCAACAACGTGACATATAAGTGTATCATCCAGGGATATTCCTCTTTGTGCTGGTGGGAAGAGGCAGTAAAAATATTCAGAGAAACGACAAGCCGGGGTCTTATACTAGATGATGTTACTCGCAACTCGTTCGTGTCCTCCCTTTGCAACCATGGAAGAAGCAAGGAAGCTGCGGAGATTGCCCATCAGATAATTGAAAATGGAACAACAGTGAGCATTTCCACATACGGTATAATTCTTGGAGAACTTTGTAGGAATGATTGCACCGAGGAAGCAATCGTACTGTTCCACAAATTAGGTGCAGTGGATGTGAAGTTCGATATTACAATATTCAATACCATGATTGATGCAATGTACAGGGTTCGAAGAAGAGAAGAAGCTAACATTTTGTTTGCTGCAATATCTGCCAATGGATTGGTACCTAATGCTTCTACTTACAGAATAATGATAACAAATCTTTTAAAAGAAGGATCAATGGAAGAAGCTGATCATATGTTCTCATCAATGGAGACGAGTGGTTATGCTCCCAGCTCTGTTCTGTTAAATGATATCATTAGAATGTTGCTAGAAAAAGGTGAGATAGTCAAGGCTGGAAATTATTTGTCTAAAGTTGATGGGAAGAGCATCTCACTTGAAGCTTCAACTGGTTTGTTGATGAGGCATCTATTTTCAACGGAAGGAAAATATCATGAGCAAATAAAATCACTCCCTGAAAG GGAAATGTATAGCCAAGAATTCACCGGTGCGAGTTTTCGCTTAAGTCCACAAGGCACCAACACCATTTTGGTGACAGAGGAGAAGGAACTAAAGCATTTGCTTGACGAGAAATTCTTGCTCTCACGCACATGTACAGTCCTGTCTGGTTTTGGTGCCCTAAATGCTCCACTGCTGCGACTTTTACTTTCTCTTTTACAACTTGAAAGTCAGTTGTTTTACAACATAGCCTGGGGATCAGAGTGA